A single Methanobrevibacter sp. DNA region contains:
- a CDS encoding PIN domain-containing protein: MNSKEVVIDTNFFMVPFQFNVDIITELENKLPSYKLITPSFVINELKGLKRNNKGKVRLNANLALKLANSSKVEIKDISLLENETVDDALLRVSEVLATNDIELKNRAKDKGITVVYLRQKKYIAVEGKI, encoded by the coding sequence ATGAACTCTAAAGAAGTTGTGATTGATACCAATTTTTTTATGGTTCCTTTTCAGTTCAATGTGGATATAATCACTGAACTTGAAAATAAATTACCTTCTTATAAATTAATTACTCCAAGCTTTGTTATCAATGAATTGAAGGGTTTAAAAAGAAATAATAAAGGAAAAGTAAGGTTGAATGCGAATTTAGCCTTAAAATTAGCTAATTCTTCAAAAGTTGAAATAAAGGATATTTCATTACTTGAAAACGAAACTGTGGATGATGCGTTACTTAGAGTTTCAGAAGTTTTAGCTACGAATGATATTGAATTAAAAAATCGTGCAAAAGATAAAGGAATTACAGTTGTGTATTTAAGGCAAAAAAAATATATTGCTGTTGAAGGTAAAATATAA
- a CDS encoding 30S ribosomal protein S27ae, with the protein MVKKSDLYEVDGDKIVRKNQICPRCGEGVFMADHGDRVACGKCGYTEMKK; encoded by the coding sequence ATGGTAAAAAAATCTGATTTATACGAAGTAGATGGAGACAAAATTGTAAGAAAAAACCAAATTTGTCCTCGTTGTGGTGAAGGTGTATTCATGGCTGACCATGGTGACAGAGTTGCTTGTGGTAAATGCGGATACACTGAAATGAAAAAATAG
- a CDS encoding MarR family winged helix-turn-helix transcriptional regulator, translating to MTLPSQFQKDNAENIFIYHYVEEMVSNFGKYLNETFNDENITRTEFPFLVRIRFNDKPTQKDLVELFKVSEGYTAKLLRKFEDCGYITRREDPSNRRKKIVEITEKGIEKTDELIEIIHSWEIEATSNFSEDEIRLLKRLLFKLVEE from the coding sequence ATGACATTACCAAGCCAATTTCAAAAAGACAATGCAGAAAACATTTTTATTTACCATTATGTTGAAGAAATGGTTTCAAATTTCGGAAAATACCTTAATGAAACATTCAACGATGAAAATATTACAAGAACAGAATTTCCATTTTTAGTAAGGATTAGATTCAACGACAAACCTACACAAAAAGACTTGGTTGAATTATTTAAAGTCAGCGAAGGTTATACTGCTAAACTTTTAAGAAAATTCGAAGATTGTGGATACATCACCAGACGAGAAGATCCAAGCAACAGACGCAAAAAAATAGTGGAAATAACCGAAAAAGGCATTGAAAAAACAGATGAACTGATTGAAATAATACACAGTTGGGAAATTGAAGCCACTTCAAATTTTAGCGAAGATGAAATCAGACTTCTTAAAAGACTACTTTTCAAATTAGTTGAAGAATAA
- a CDS encoding 30S ribosomal protein S6e, giving the protein MAFKIVVSQKAETHQIEVDDTKALNGLVIGDEFDGTIVGLDGYTLKITGGSDKNGFTMKKDVSGTRRIKSLLTGGIGYHPKADGVKRRKTVRGNTIADDIVQINTVVTEAGSKSIAEILGAGEEEEE; this is encoded by the coding sequence ATGGCATTCAAAATTGTTGTGTCTCAAAAAGCTGAAACTCATCAAATTGAAGTCGATGATACTAAAGCACTTAACGGATTAGTCATCGGTGATGAATTTGATGGTACTATTGTTGGTTTAGATGGTTACACTTTAAAAATCACTGGTGGTAGTGACAAAAACGGTTTCACCATGAAAAAAGATGTTTCAGGTACCAGAAGAATCAAAAGTTTATTAACTGGTGGTATCGGTTATCATCCTAAAGCAGATGGTGTTAAAAGAAGAAAAACTGTAAGAGGAAACACTATTGCTGATGATATTGTACAAATCAACACTGTAGTTACTGAAGCTGGAAGCAAATCAATAGCTGAAATTCTTGGTGCTGGTGAAGAAGAGGAAGAATAG
- a CDS encoding DNA-directed RNA polymerase, translated as MYYKTKIEDTVRIPPYRFESPLEEVAIKTLNETYEGRLDKKLGLLICVNAIDDISEGRLIMGDGASYHNVVFEAIFFKPEQHEIFDGEVIDIVDYGAFVRIGPMDGLIHVSQVTDDYINYDAKRGALISKESNKTLDEGDLVRARAVSVSIKDESTNNIDNNRNSKIPLTMRQNNLGRFEWIEEAKQKSKKV; from the coding sequence TTGTATTATAAAACAAAAATTGAGGATACTGTAAGAATACCACCTTACAGATTTGAAAGTCCTCTTGAAGAAGTTGCTATTAAGACTTTAAACGAAACTTATGAGGGTCGTTTAGATAAAAAACTTGGTTTACTTATTTGTGTTAATGCAATAGATGATATTAGCGAAGGAAGACTCATTATGGGTGATGGAGCTTCTTATCATAATGTTGTGTTCGAAGCAATTTTCTTTAAACCAGAACAACATGAAATCTTTGATGGTGAAGTAATTGATATTGTGGATTACGGTGCTTTTGTTAGAATTGGACCTATGGATGGTTTAATTCACGTTTCTCAAGTTACTGATGATTATATTAATTATGATGCTAAAAGAGGTGCTTTAATATCAAAAGAATCTAACAAAACTTTAGATGAAGGAGATTTAGTTAGAGCTAGAGCTGTTAGTGTTTCTATTAAAGATGAATCTACTAATAACATTGATAATAACAGGAATTCTAAAATTCCACTTACAATGAGACAAAATAACTTAGGTAGATTCGAATGGATTGAGGAAGCTAAACAAAAAAGTAAGAAGGTTTAA
- a CDS encoding translation initiation factor IF-2 subunit gamma, producing MNVQSDVNIGLVGHVDHGKTTLTKALSGVWTDTHSEETKRGISIRLGYADIEFRKCPECEEPECYTTSLKCENCGSETELIRKVSFVDAPGHETLMATMLSGAAIMDGAVLVIAANESCPQPQTKEHLMALDVIGVKDFIVVQNKIDIVSKERAIESYNEIKEFVKGTCAEDALIIPVSAQQGANMDILIEAMLKQIQPPERNVDDSALMHVARSFDINKPGSGADKIKGGVIGGTLVQGTFKLGDTIEIRPGPTNNGKRVTLKSEIIGLEANGKQVEEIGPGGLVGIATKLDPSLTKSDSLSGTVAGEESTLPEVLDSFTMEANLLDRVVGTKEEREVAPIKIKEPLMINCGTTTTIGVVTSAKKNDVDVTLKLPVCASPGDRVALSRRVGARWRLIGYGIIK from the coding sequence GTGAACGTACAGTCAGATGTTAACATAGGTTTGGTTGGTCATGTAGACCATGGTAAGACTACTCTTACTAAAGCATTATCAGGTGTATGGACTGATACTCACAGTGAAGAAACAAAAAGAGGTATTTCAATTCGTTTAGGTTATGCAGACATTGAATTTAGAAAATGTCCTGAATGTGAAGAACCTGAATGTTACACTACTTCTCTAAAATGTGAAAACTGTGGAAGCGAAACTGAATTAATCAGAAAAGTATCTTTTGTTGATGCTCCAGGTCACGAAACTCTTATGGCAACTATGTTATCTGGTGCTGCAATTATGGATGGTGCAGTGTTAGTAATTGCTGCAAATGAGTCTTGTCCACAACCACAAACTAAAGAACATCTTATGGCACTTGATGTTATTGGTGTTAAAGATTTTATCGTAGTTCAAAATAAAATTGATATTGTATCAAAAGAAAGAGCTATTGAAAGTTATAATGAAATTAAGGAATTTGTTAAAGGTACTTGTGCTGAAGATGCTTTAATCATTCCAGTATCTGCTCAACAAGGCGCAAATATGGATATATTAATTGAAGCAATGCTTAAGCAAATTCAACCTCCTGAAAGGAATGTTGATGATTCTGCTTTAATGCATGTTGCAAGATCATTTGATATTAATAAACCAGGTTCTGGCGCTGATAAAATCAAAGGTGGAGTTATTGGAGGTACATTAGTTCAAGGTACTTTCAAACTTGGTGATACTATTGAAATTAGACCTGGCCCTACTAATAATGGAAAAAGAGTTACTTTAAAATCTGAAATTATTGGTCTTGAGGCTAATGGTAAACAAGTTGAGGAAATAGGTCCTGGTGGACTTGTTGGTATTGCAACTAAATTGGATCCATCTTTAACTAAATCAGATTCATTATCTGGAACTGTTGCAGGTGAAGAATCCACATTACCTGAAGTATTAGATTCTTTCACTATGGAAGCTAATTTACTTGACCGTGTTGTTGGTACTAAAGAAGAACGTGAAGTTGCTCCAATTAAAATTAAAGAACCATTAATGATTAATTGTGGTACTACAACAACTATTGGTGTTGTCACTTCTGCAAAGAAAAATGATGTTGATGTCACTCTTAAATTGCCTGTTTGTGCAAGTCCAGGTGATAGGGTTGCTTTAAGTCGTAGAGTAGGTGCTCGTTGGAGATTAATTGGTTACGGTATTATTAAGTAG
- a CDS encoding ATPase, translated as MYSKEFLLKEINTIREEIGHDKVNIFIEEIYFKNNELWIITEDRPDKSAIIGKGGWVVGKLREKLGLDSIHVESYGDFLNKNYKLKLSKKTISNLDLNLVGLKNLEKTIDYKLDNIYSFNFDNYFKEHEYNESKKIEAVVALSGGVDSSFSLILAKKLGFNPIAVTIDPGTIILPNQFKKNIKIVTESLDVKHEYIGTDYSEVVSEAFSGNVHPCGRCSKNTGNLVKQYAKDNEIPIIIFGDMLATGSQCINLQEDSLYRLNLPASLSVGKQEIKSLIKNYNLSTFKGFGCPLLYEVHRKFPHMKKFSIQRILRETRSGALEPGEALDLIWSFYKTK; from the coding sequence ATGTATTCTAAAGAATTCCTATTAAAAGAAATTAACACAATACGTGAAGAAATCGGACATGACAAAGTAAATATCTTCATTGAAGAAATCTACTTTAAAAATAACGAACTATGGATCATTACAGAAGACCGTCCTGATAAATCAGCAATCATAGGTAAAGGAGGATGGGTTGTTGGAAAACTCAGAGAAAAGTTAGGCTTAGACAGTATACATGTCGAATCTTATGGAGATTTTTTAAACAAGAATTATAAACTAAAACTTTCTAAAAAAACAATCAGTAATCTTGATTTAAACCTAGTGGGACTAAAAAATCTTGAAAAAACAATTGATTATAAATTGGATAATATTTATAGTTTTAATTTTGACAATTATTTTAAAGAGCATGAATATAATGAATCTAAAAAAATTGAAGCAGTTGTAGCATTATCTGGTGGTGTTGACAGCAGTTTTTCACTAATTTTAGCTAAAAAATTAGGATTCAATCCAATTGCAGTTACAATTGATCCTGGAACAATAATTTTGCCTAATCAATTTAAAAAGAATATTAAAATTGTTACTGAATCATTAGATGTTAAACATGAATACATTGGAACAGATTATTCTGAGGTTGTCTCTGAAGCATTCTCAGGAAATGTTCATCCGTGTGGCAGATGCTCTAAAAATACGGGCAACCTGGTTAAGCAATATGCAAAAGATAATGAAATACCTATAATTATCTTTGGTGATATGCTTGCAACCGGTAGTCAATGCATAAATTTACAGGAAGATTCATTATATCGATTGAACCTGCCGGCAAGTTTAAGTGTTGGCAAACAAGAGATAAAATCCTTAATCAAAAACTATAATTTAAGCACATTTAAAGGATTTGGCTGTCCACTATTATATGAGGTTCACAGAAAATTCCCTCATATGAAGAAATTTTCCATACAGAGAATACTTAGGGAAACACGTTCAGGTGCACTTGAACCCGGCGAAGCACTTGATTTAATCTGGAGTTTCTACAAAACCAAATAG
- a CDS encoding aldo/keto reductase produces MEYVKLSNDVEIPQLGFGVFQIPPEETKDVVKKAIEVGYRHFDTAQAYFNESEIGEAIKESGIAREELFITTKVWVDSYGYEETKKAFQESLDKLQTDYIDLYLLHQCMGDVYSTWRALEDLYDEGKIKAIGVCNFTQGRFADLSLHSRIPPMVNQIEVNPFYQQEGTVEFHAKYNAAVEAWGPLAEGKDGIFTNPILVGIGEKYDKSAAQVILRWLIQRGIIVFPKSTKESRMIENADLFDFELSDEDMEKIKELETGVPIVEVDNPNFVEFVASMSTQQ; encoded by the coding sequence ATGGAATATGTAAAATTATCAAATGATGTGGAAATTCCACAATTAGGATTCGGTGTATTTCAAATACCTCCGGAAGAAACAAAAGATGTAGTAAAAAAAGCAATAGAAGTAGGATACAGACACTTTGATACTGCACAAGCATATTTCAATGAATCAGAAATCGGTGAAGCAATAAAAGAATCCGGAATTGCAAGAGAAGAATTGTTCATAACAACCAAAGTATGGGTTGATTCATATGGATATGAAGAAACCAAAAAAGCATTTCAGGAATCTCTAGATAAATTACAAACTGATTACATTGATTTATACTTATTGCATCAATGTATGGGTGATGTATACTCAACCTGGAGAGCACTGGAAGATTTATATGATGAAGGAAAAATCAAGGCAATAGGAGTATGCAACTTCACACAAGGAAGATTTGCAGACCTGTCCCTACATTCAAGAATTCCACCAATGGTAAATCAAATTGAAGTAAATCCATTCTATCAACAGGAAGGAACAGTTGAATTCCATGCAAAATATAATGCAGCAGTTGAAGCATGGGGACCACTTGCAGAAGGAAAGGACGGAATATTCACAAACCCAATTTTAGTGGGAATCGGTGAAAAATATGATAAATCCGCAGCACAGGTAATATTGAGATGGTTAATCCAAAGGGGAATAATTGTATTTCCAAAATCAACCAAAGAATCCAGAATGATTGAAAATGCAGATCTGTTTGATTTTGAATTGTCTGATGAAGATATGGAAAAAATCAAAGAGTTAGAAACTGGTGTTCCAATAGTTGAAGTTGACAATCCAAACTTCGTTGAATTTGTAGCATCAATGAGCACCCAACAATAG
- a CDS encoding 30S ribosomal protein S24e: MEIEFIEEKENKLFNRKEIKFYVDYDGEATPKVLDIKSKLVALLNTKKELIVVDNVQPHYGEPKALGYAKVYDTAEDLAYIETEHVIAKNAEPEEEASEEDAEAEE; this comes from the coding sequence ATGGAAATTGAATTTATTGAAGAAAAAGAAAATAAATTATTTAATAGAAAAGAAATTAAATTTTACGTAGATTATGATGGAGAAGCAACTCCTAAAGTATTAGACATCAAGTCTAAATTAGTTGCTTTATTAAATACTAAAAAAGAATTAATTGTTGTTGACAACGTTCAACCACACTACGGTGAACCTAAAGCATTAGGTTATGCTAAAGTTTACGATACTGCAGAAGATTTAGCTTACATCGAAACTGAACATGTAATTGCTAAAAATGCAGAACCTGAAGAAGAAGCTAGCGAAGAAGACGCTGAAGCAGAAGAATAA
- the spt4 gene encoding transcription elongation factor subunit Spt4, protein MKACTVCKMISSKDHCPSCGNPTSDNWSGLLIITDPEESKIARELNIEIPGEYCLRVR, encoded by the coding sequence ATGAAAGCTTGTACTGTTTGTAAAATGATTTCAAGTAAAGATCATTGTCCTAGTTGCGGAAACCCAACTTCTGATAACTGGAGTGGTCTTTTGATTATAACTGATCCTGAAGAGTCTAAAATAGCTCGTGAATTAAATATTGAAATTCCAGGCGAATATTGTTTAAGAGTAAGGTAG
- a CDS encoding GTP-dependent dephospho-CoA kinase family protein yields the protein MLRLDAELNKDIITELKKPLGKLYPNFEDAIEDIKSSEFLISVGDATFANLTKYKLYPNIGIIDNLIQRKNHTHEIIRANHILKADNPAGTITDDLWETIGEALELSSNGECYVIEVAGEEDLAVLPCILMVNPETTILYGQPNEGLVLLKAGDLKNKAQKLIDGFIEINE from the coding sequence GTGTTACGTTTAGATGCAGAATTAAATAAAGATATAATAACTGAGCTTAAAAAGCCGTTAGGTAAATTATATCCTAACTTTGAAGATGCAATTGAAGACATTAAATCTTCTGAGTTCTTAATTTCTGTTGGTGATGCAACTTTTGCTAATCTTACTAAATACAAATTATATCCTAATATCGGTATAATAGATAATCTAATTCAAAGAAAAAATCATACTCATGAAATTATACGCGCAAATCATATTTTGAAAGCTGATAATCCTGCGGGTACTATTACTGATGATCTATGGGAAACCATAGGCGAAGCTCTTGAATTATCTAGCAATGGCGAATGTTATGTAATTGAAGTGGCTGGGGAAGAAGATCTTGCAGTTCTTCCTTGCATCTTAATGGTAAATCCAGAAACTACCATTTTATATGGTCAACCTAACGAAGGATTAGTACTTTTAAAAGCTGGTGATTTAAAAAATAAAGCTCAAAAGCTTATTGACGGATTTATTGAAATAAATGAATGA
- the argH gene encoding argininosuccinate lyase: MDNIRNGRFKTGMTDEAAIYTSSLEADKLLFEADIKTNFAHTSMLKHEGIIDEEIADNILCALDSLKEEGYEALVFDPSVEDVHMAIENYVTSKIGPEAGFMHTAKSRNDQVACDVRLVLRQKITEIQIGILEFIEGINEMAGEHLEDVFIGFTHLQHAQPITIAHHLMAHVQALKRDYERFEDTYKRVNLNPLGSAAMATTSFPINRQLTTDLLGFDAYLENSMDGVSARDFISEAVFDMVCLCTTLSKICEELVLWSTYEFGVIEMADEYSSTSSIMPQKKNPDVAELARGKCAIVNGELVTILTILKAIAYTYNRDLQEITPHLWNSIKVTQDTLSIVTKMLLSVEFKVDRCAELAGKNFATATDLADIMVREKQVPFRTAHKIVGRIVNEATANEMAEEDITSKFIDDIAVELGFDELNLADDLIQKALNPRENVRIRAVPGGPAPEMVEIARDNIKDFLNEEFEKKGI, from the coding sequence TTGGATAATATTAGAAATGGTCGTTTTAAAACTGGAATGACTGATGAAGCTGCTATTTATACTTCATCACTTGAAGCTGATAAACTTCTTTTTGAAGCAGATATTAAAACTAATTTTGCTCACACTTCAATGTTAAAACATGAAGGGATTATTGATGAAGAGATTGCAGATAATATATTATGTGCACTTGACTCTTTAAAAGAGGAAGGCTATGAAGCATTAGTTTTTGACCCGTCTGTTGAGGATGTTCACATGGCTATTGAAAATTATGTAACTTCCAAAATAGGTCCTGAAGCTGGTTTTATGCACACTGCCAAGTCACGTAATGATCAGGTTGCCTGTGATGTTAGATTGGTTTTAAGGCAGAAAATTACTGAAATTCAGATTGGAATTTTGGAATTTATTGAAGGTATAAATGAAATGGCCGGAGAACATTTGGAAGATGTATTCATCGGTTTTACTCACTTGCAACATGCTCAACCAATTACAATTGCTCATCATTTAATGGCGCATGTACAGGCACTTAAAAGGGATTATGAACGTTTTGAAGACACTTATAAACGTGTTAATTTAAACCCGTTAGGTTCTGCTGCTATGGCGACTACCAGTTTTCCAATCAATAGACAGTTAACTACTGATTTGCTTGGCTTTGATGCATATCTGGAAAACTCCATGGATGGTGTTTCAGCAAGAGATTTCATATCTGAAGCAGTATTTGATATGGTTTGTCTTTGTACTACATTATCTAAAATCTGTGAAGAGTTAGTGTTGTGGAGTACTTATGAATTTGGAGTCATTGAAATGGCGGATGAATATTCATCAACTTCTTCTATTATGCCTCAAAAGAAAAATCCTGATGTTGCTGAACTTGCAAGAGGTAAATGTGCAATTGTTAATGGTGAATTGGTCACTATTTTAACAATCTTAAAAGCAATTGCTTACACTTATAATAGGGATTTGCAAGAAATCACTCCTCATTTATGGAATTCAATTAAAGTTACTCAGGATACATTATCTATTGTGACTAAAATGTTGTTGTCTGTTGAATTTAAAGTTGACAGATGTGCAGAGCTTGCTGGTAAAAACTTTGCAACTGCAACAGACCTTGCTGACATTATGGTTCGTGAAAAACAAGTTCCATTCAGAACTGCTCATAAAATTGTTGGAAGAATTGTTAACGAAGCGACCGCTAATGAAATGGCTGAGGAGGACATTACCTCAAAATTCATTGATGACATTGCAGTGGAGTTAGGTTTTGATGAGTTGAATTTGGCTGATGATTTGATTCAAAAAGCTTTAAATCCTCGTGAAAATGTTAGAATAAGAGCTGTTCCAGGTGGTCCTGCACCGGAAATGGTTGAAATCGCAAGAGATAATATCAAAGATTTCTTAAATGAAGAATTCGAGAAAAAGGGAATTTAA